The proteins below come from a single Bacillus horti genomic window:
- the lspA gene encoding signal peptidase II → MIYFLIAAVIVVVDQISKWMIVQLMELRDSIPIIEGIFHITSHRNVGAAFGILENQRLFFIAVTSIVAIGIIYYLYKQRHSKALLVWALAIMLGGVIGNFIDRLLTGQVVDFFDVNIVLGSFFYNFPIFNIADIAICVGVGLIILDLVLSSIRESKAKKLA, encoded by the coding sequence ATGATCTATTTTCTCATCGCAGCTGTTATTGTGGTGGTTGATCAAATAAGTAAGTGGATGATTGTACAACTAATGGAACTTCGAGATTCGATCCCGATTATTGAAGGGATTTTTCATATCACTTCTCATCGAAATGTAGGAGCGGCTTTTGGTATCCTGGAAAATCAACGTTTGTTTTTTATTGCTGTAACGAGTATAGTAGCGATTGGAATTATTTATTATTTATATAAGCAGCGGCATAGTAAAGCTCTTCTAGTTTGGGCTTTAGCTATTATGTTAGGTGGAGTGATAGGAAACTTCATCGATCGACTATTAACAGGTCAGGTTGTTGATTTTTTCGATGTAAATATTGTGCTGGGGTCATTTTTTTACAACTTTCCGATCTTTAATATAGCTGATATTGCTATTTGTGTTGGGGTTGGACTGATTATCCTAGATCTTGTATTGAGTAGTATACGGGAATCTAAAGCAAAGAAGCTTGCTTGA